The following proteins come from a genomic window of Rissa tridactyla isolate bRisTri1 chromosome 25, bRisTri1.patW.cur.20221130, whole genome shotgun sequence:
- the LOC128901455 gene encoding olfactory receptor 14A16-like: MSNGSSITEFLLLAFTNTRELQLLHFGLFLAIYLATLLGNGLIIIAIACDHHLHTPMYFFLFNLSLLDLGSISTTVPKSMANSLWDTSVISYGGCAAQVFVFSFLMSAELYLLTVMAYDRYVAICKPLHYGTLLGSRACVHMAAAAWGSGLFHALLQTANTFSLPLCQGNAINQFFCEIPQILKLSCSNSCLRAVGLLVVGVFVDFACFLFVLFSYVQIFRAVLRFPSEQGRHKAFSTCLPHLAVVSLFVSTGMFAYLKPPSISLPSLELMMAVLYSVVPPTLNPVIYSMRNKELKDAIRKMISWMLFSCYELPFSLHK; the protein is encoded by the coding sequence ATGTCCAACGGCAGTTCCATCActgagttcctcctcctggcattcacaaacacgcgggagctgcagctcttgcactttgggCTCTTCCTGGCCATCTACCTGGCtaccctcctgggcaacggcctcatcatcatcgccatcgcctgtgaccaccacctccacacccccatgtacttcttcctgttcaacctctccctcctcgaccttgggtccatctccaccactgtccccaaatccatggccaattccctctgggacaccagcgTTATTTCCTATggaggatgtgctgcccaggtctttgtcttttcctttttgatgtcAGCAGAACTGTaccttctcaccgtcatggcctatgaccgctacgttgccatctgcaaacccctgcactacgggaccctcctgggcagcagagcttgtgtccacatggcagcagctgcctggggcagtggtttGTTCCACGCTCTGCTGCAAACTGCCAACACATTTTCACTACCGCTGTGCCAAGGCAATGCCAtaaaccagttcttctgtgaaatcccccagatcctcaagctctcctgctccaaCTCCTGCCTCAGGgcagttgggcttcttgtggttggtgtcttTGTGGACTTTGCATGTTTCCTTTTCGTTCTTTtctcctatgtgcagatcttcagggccgtgctgaggttcccctctgagcagggacggcacaaagccttttccacgtgcctccctcacctggccgtggtctccctgtttgtcagcactggtatgtttgcctacctgaagcctccctccatctccttGCCATCACTGGAGCTGATGatggctgttctgtactcggtggtaCCTCCAACTTTGAACCCcgtcatctacagcatgaggaacaaggagctcaaggatgcaATTAGGAAAATGATTTCTTGGATGCTTTTCAGTTGTTATGAACTTCCCTTCTCTCTGCACAAATGA